One segment of Acidobacteriota bacterium DNA contains the following:
- a CDS encoding alcohol dehydrogenase catalytic domain-containing protein, which yields MSETLTKSPEVAETHTIPSTMKAAVYRGVNDVRLEEIPVPEIGHGEILVRVHTCGICGTDLKKIATGSHSSPRIFGHETSGVVARIGEGVRKFRVGDRVMVFHHIPCRTCFYCRAKTFAQCEMYKNVGCTAGFEPSGGGFAEYVRVMDWIVEQGTVAIPDGVSFEQASFVEPVNTCMKGIETLRLEAGETVLVIGQGPIGLILAVLAKRAGARVITSDLYPARLTISTRLGLDQTIDASQADVVRTIRELTEGRGADAVILAVAGSALIRPAMDATRPGGRVLLFAQTVRGEATIDPAAVCVDEKTLLGSYSASVELQEQSIQFVMNREMDLEQLISHRFPLDESVEALHRAAHPQPDSMKIVIQPGSAWKGRSL from the coding sequence ATGTCCGAAACTCTCACCAAATCGCCGGAAGTTGCCGAGACGCACACGATACCGTCAACCATGAAAGCCGCGGTCTATCGCGGCGTCAATGACGTACGGCTCGAAGAAATTCCCGTGCCTGAGATTGGACACGGCGAAATCCTCGTCCGCGTGCACACGTGCGGTATCTGCGGCACCGACCTGAAGAAGATTGCCACCGGCTCGCACTCCTCTCCCCGCATTTTCGGACATGAAACCTCAGGAGTAGTTGCGCGCATCGGCGAGGGTGTTCGGAAGTTCCGCGTCGGTGACCGCGTGATGGTGTTCCATCACATTCCCTGTCGTACATGCTTCTATTGCCGTGCGAAAACTTTTGCCCAGTGCGAGATGTACAAAAACGTGGGCTGCACGGCTGGATTCGAACCCTCGGGGGGCGGTTTCGCCGAATATGTGCGAGTGATGGACTGGATTGTCGAACAGGGTACTGTGGCTATACCGGACGGTGTCAGTTTCGAGCAGGCGTCGTTTGTGGAGCCCGTTAACACCTGCATGAAGGGAATCGAGACCCTCCGGCTGGAGGCTGGCGAGACCGTCTTGGTCATCGGACAAGGCCCGATCGGGCTCATCCTGGCGGTCCTGGCCAAACGGGCAGGCGCTCGGGTGATAACTTCCGATTTGTATCCGGCGAGGCTTACAATATCTACAAGACTCGGGTTGGACCAGACAATTGACGCGTCGCAAGCGGATGTCGTTCGTACGATCCGCGAGCTGACCGAGGGCCGGGGCGCGGACGCCGTGATTCTGGCGGTCGCGGGAAGTGCCCTGATAAGGCCTGCCATGGACGCAACCCGTCCAGGCGGTCGTGTTTTGTTGTTTGCGCAGACTGTGCGCGGCGAGGCGACCATCGATCCCGCGGCAGTTTGTGTGGATGAAAAGACGTTGCTGGGTTCCTACAGCGCGTCCGTGGAGTTACAGGAGCAGTCAATACAATTTGTGATGAATCGAGAAATGGACCTGGAACAACTGATTAGCCACCGCTTCCCGCTGGATGAAAGTGTGGAAGCGCTCCATCGGGCTGCCCACCCGCAACCGGATTCGATGAAAATCGTGATCCAACCGGGCAGCGCGTGGAAAGGACGTTCATTGTGA
- a CDS encoding NAD-dependent epimerase/dehydratase family protein, producing the protein MLAFVTGATGFLGSHVARVLQKQGASLRLLVRPSSDLRNVADLNAERVVGDLRDIATFEKALAGCDALFHVAADYRLWVKDPEQMYRSNVEGTRGLIEAARKQSVRRIVYTSSVATMGFSSNGTVASEDSPVSLAEMIGPYKRSKFMAEQVAFEAARAGVDVVVVNPTTPIGERDLKPTPTGRIVVDFLKKKFPAYVDTGLNMVDATECARGHIQALEKGRAGERYILGGENLTLKQILDRLAAITGLPSPKVKLPYFFALAAGVVDETVTGRILGKEPRATIDAVRMGRKKMFITSAKAERELGWRSSPVDGALQRSVEWFRNNGYA; encoded by the coding sequence TTGCTTGCTTTCGTCACTGGCGCTACAGGCTTTCTAGGCAGTCACGTCGCTCGCGTCCTGCAAAAGCAGGGAGCGAGTTTGCGACTGCTGGTTCGGCCTTCGAGCGATCTGCGCAACGTCGCGGACTTGAACGCCGAGCGAGTGGTCGGTGATCTCAGGGACATCGCGACCTTTGAAAAAGCTCTCGCCGGCTGCGACGCGCTCTTTCATGTTGCTGCGGACTACCGGCTCTGGGTGAAGGATCCAGAGCAGATGTACCGCTCGAATGTAGAAGGAACGCGTGGCCTGATCGAAGCCGCCCGGAAGCAAAGCGTGCGGCGTATCGTTTACACGTCGAGCGTCGCAACCATGGGATTCAGTTCCAACGGCACGGTGGCGAGTGAAGACAGTCCAGTATCTCTGGCTGAAATGATTGGACCTTATAAGCGTTCCAAGTTTATGGCGGAACAAGTGGCGTTCGAAGCGGCGCGGGCTGGAGTCGATGTCGTGGTCGTCAATCCCACGACGCCGATTGGTGAACGCGACCTTAAGCCGACTCCGACCGGACGAATTGTTGTCGACTTCCTTAAGAAAAAGTTTCCGGCTTACGTGGATACCGGCTTGAATATGGTCGATGCCACCGAGTGCGCTCGCGGTCACATCCAGGCGTTGGAAAAGGGAAGAGCGGGAGAGCGCTACATCCTGGGTGGCGAGAACCTAACCTTGAAACAGATTCTTGATCGACTCGCCGCGATCACAGGACTACCATCGCCCAAGGTGAAGTTACCGTATTTTTTTGCGCTCGCTGCGGGAGTCGTCGACGAGACCGTGACTGGACGCATACTCGGCAAGGAGCCGCGGGCGACCATCGACGCGGTTCGCATGGGGCGCAAGAAGATGTTCATCACCTCGGCGAAGGCCGAGCGCGAATTAGGCTGGCGTTCGTCGCCAGTGGATGGAGCGTTACAACGCTCAGTGGAATGGTTTCGTAACAACGGATATGCCTAG
- the shc gene encoding squalene--hopene cyclase yields the protein MDDYSPSSPASAPQMRFGKIDDLMSRVAVGIDGARKFLFSQQHEEGYWCGELEADTTLESDYILLHTLFGTGNQQRFDKAARHILNHQNADGGWGIYAGGPSNISASVKAYFGLKLAGFKADHPALASARKRILEMGGVTEVNTFTKIYLCFFGQYDYDAVPAIPPEIVLFPNWFWFNIYEISSWSRAILVPLSICYAKKPFKKIPDDMGVEELFVGGRDKSRMHLRWDKKRFSWRNFFLVLDRLTHWAERVHIRPLRTIALRKAEKWMVEHFEKSDGLGAIYPSIMNSIIALRCLGYSVDDPQVIRASDEFEKLGIEEEDTFRMQPCMSPVWDTAYALFALGEAGVPTTDPRMVKCADWILQKQVRTVGDWKIKNPQGQPGGWYFEFNNEFYPDVDDTAMVCLGLSRVEHPNGRYQLESVQRAIDWMLSMQCKNGGWASFDKDNDRMVFQYVPFADHNAMLDPATVDITGRMLECLATYGYDKNHPAVMKALKFIRAEQEPDGSWFGRWGVNYIYGTALVLRGLEAMAIDNHEPMVQQAAEWLRMVQNSDGGWGESVGSYDDPSLRGTGESTASQTAWAIMGLLSAGDTRSDSVARGVAYLLRTQKVDGSWDEPLYTGTGFPRVFYLAYHLYRQYFPLIALTTYAKVMKSSS from the coding sequence ATGGACGATTACTCCCCCTCGAGTCCGGCCTCTGCGCCGCAGATGCGATTCGGCAAGATCGACGACCTGATGAGCCGGGTCGCAGTTGGAATCGACGGCGCGCGCAAATTCCTTTTTTCTCAACAGCACGAAGAAGGCTACTGGTGCGGCGAGTTGGAAGCTGACACCACCCTTGAATCCGACTACATCCTGCTTCACACCCTCTTCGGTACGGGAAATCAGCAGCGCTTCGATAAGGCCGCTCGCCACATCCTCAATCATCAGAATGCCGACGGCGGCTGGGGTATTTATGCGGGAGGCCCGTCGAACATCTCTGCCTCCGTCAAGGCCTACTTCGGACTGAAACTCGCCGGCTTCAAGGCGGATCATCCCGCTCTCGCAAGCGCGCGCAAGAGAATCCTGGAAATGGGTGGAGTGACCGAGGTCAACACCTTCACCAAAATCTACCTCTGCTTCTTCGGGCAGTACGACTACGATGCGGTTCCCGCGATCCCGCCCGAGATCGTGCTCTTTCCGAACTGGTTCTGGTTCAATATTTACGAAATTTCTTCGTGGTCGCGCGCCATCCTGGTGCCGCTTTCGATCTGCTATGCGAAGAAGCCGTTCAAGAAGATCCCCGATGACATGGGCGTCGAAGAATTATTTGTCGGCGGTCGCGACAAGTCTCGGATGCATCTCCGGTGGGACAAGAAACGCTTCTCCTGGCGGAACTTCTTTCTCGTGCTCGATCGTCTTACCCATTGGGCCGAACGAGTGCACATTCGTCCGCTGCGAACGATTGCCCTCCGCAAGGCGGAAAAGTGGATGGTCGAACATTTCGAGAAGAGCGACGGTCTGGGCGCGATTTATCCCTCGATCATGAATTCGATCATCGCGCTGCGTTGTCTCGGTTATTCGGTCGACGACCCCCAAGTCATTCGCGCATCCGACGAATTTGAAAAACTTGGCATTGAAGAAGAAGACACGTTCCGCATGCAGCCCTGCATGTCCCCGGTGTGGGACACGGCGTATGCCCTGTTCGCGCTCGGCGAAGCGGGCGTGCCGACGACCGATCCACGAATGGTGAAATGCGCCGACTGGATCCTGCAGAAACAGGTGCGCACCGTCGGCGACTGGAAGATCAAGAATCCGCAGGGTCAGCCCGGCGGATGGTATTTCGAATTTAACAACGAGTTCTATCCCGATGTGGATGACACCGCGATGGTGTGCCTCGGCCTGAGCCGCGTCGAGCATCCCAATGGACGCTATCAGCTCGAGTCCGTGCAGCGCGCCATTGACTGGATGCTCTCCATGCAATGCAAGAATGGCGGATGGGCGTCGTTCGACAAAGACAACGACCGCATGGTGTTCCAATACGTGCCGTTCGCGGATCATAACGCCATGCTGGATCCGGCGACCGTCGACATCACCGGACGCATGCTCGAGTGTCTCGCAACTTACGGGTACGACAAGAATCATCCTGCGGTGATGAAGGCGCTGAAGTTTATTCGTGCCGAGCAGGAACCCGATGGCAGTTGGTTCGGACGCTGGGGCGTCAACTACATCTACGGTACCGCGCTGGTCTTGCGCGGACTCGAAGCGATGGCCATCGACAATCACGAACCGATGGTCCAGCAGGCCGCCGAGTGGTTGCGCATGGTGCAGAATTCCGACGGCGGCTGGGGCGAATCCGTGGGATCGTATGACGATCCAAGCCTGCGAGGTACGGGAGAGAGCACTGCTTCCCAAACAGCATGGGCGATCATGGGTCTTCTGTCCGCAGGCGATACGCGCAGCGATTCGGTCGCGCGCGGTGTTGCGTATCTGCTGCGTACCCAAAAGGTGGACGGTTCGTGGGATGAACCTCTTTACACCGGAACGGGATTCCCTCGGGTGTTCTATCTGGCGTATCACCTGTATCGCCAGTACTTCCCGCTGATCGCCTTGACCACCTATGCCAAGGTGATGAAGAGCAGCAGCTAG
- a CDS encoding 4-hydroxy-3-methylbut-2-enyl diphosphate reductase, which yields MALAESKTLLLLKPRGFCAGVVRAIDIVRIALEAFGPPIYVRKEIVHNRFVVEELQQKGAIFVDSVSQVPEGERVIYSAHGVSPEVRQKSKLRKLRVIDATCPLVTKVHVEAVKFAREGYSLILIGHRDHDEVIGTLGEAPTVTQVVGSPSEVDSVTVPDPNRVAYLTQTTLSLDETRDIIAALRKKFPNIKGPAAQDICYATENRQVAVKHVASDADLLLVVGSDNSSNSKRLVEVARALRTDAHLIDNDRDIRPEWLTGVKTVALTAGASAPEHLVEQVVTFLGTQGFNNIQELEIMPENVRFGLPPEIVEAIAAAPASVAVES from the coding sequence ATTGCATTGGCCGAAAGTAAGACTTTATTGCTGTTGAAGCCGCGTGGATTTTGCGCAGGAGTCGTCCGCGCAATCGACATCGTCCGGATCGCTCTGGAAGCTTTTGGTCCGCCCATCTATGTCCGCAAGGAGATCGTCCACAACCGGTTTGTCGTGGAAGAACTCCAGCAGAAGGGCGCCATTTTTGTGGACAGTGTCAGCCAGGTCCCTGAAGGCGAGCGCGTCATCTACAGCGCGCACGGAGTTTCCCCGGAAGTGCGGCAGAAGAGCAAGCTCCGCAAGCTGCGCGTGATTGATGCAACTTGTCCCTTGGTCACAAAGGTGCACGTGGAAGCGGTCAAGTTCGCGCGCGAGGGATATTCGCTTATCCTCATCGGCCATCGCGATCACGACGAAGTGATCGGAACACTCGGCGAGGCGCCTACGGTGACACAAGTCGTCGGGTCGCCCAGCGAAGTGGACTCCGTCACTGTGCCGGATCCCAACCGCGTCGCCTATCTCACTCAGACCACGCTCAGCCTCGACGAGACTCGCGACATCATCGCTGCCCTCCGCAAGAAATTCCCCAACATCAAAGGGCCGGCAGCGCAGGACATCTGCTACGCCACCGAAAATCGCCAGGTCGCAGTAAAGCATGTTGCCTCTGACGCCGACTTGTTGCTCGTCGTTGGCTCCGACAACAGTTCGAATTCCAAGCGCCTGGTGGAAGTGGCGCGCGCTTTGCGCACGGACGCGCATCTAATCGACAATGACCGCGATATCCGTCCGGAGTGGTTGACTGGCGTGAAGACAGTTGCGTTGACAGCCGGAGCTTCGGCTCCGGAACATTTGGTGGAGCAAGTCGTAACTTTCCTGGGAACCCAGGGTTTTAACAATATTCAGGAGTTGGAGATCATGCCGGAGAATGTCCGCTTTGGACTGCCGCCGGAAATCGTGGAAGCCATTGCTGCGGCGCCCGCGAGCGTCGCTGTGGAGTCCTAA
- the recN gene encoding DNA repair protein RecN: MLSELRLENYAVIDNAVVEFAAGLNLLTGETGAGKSILIDALGLLLGDKASSEVIRTGADRAVVSAVFESEGAALAAIEEILESNGLDAEDASLILRREIASGGKGRVFINNQPATVSVLKQIAPHLAIIHAQNESIAHSDAAARQSLLDAYANVEPHAVAAPFANWKQIRSRIADLERDEQDRMRLLDLWTFQSREIDEARLQPGEDERLETEKRVLANSEKIYGAAINAFDLLYEGNASTSSSLRAAQKQVEELARYEPKFQEAFAALESARISVEDVGATLRDYAGGIQASPERLAELEDRLAQIDRLKRKYGPTLEEVIAFGEDVRRKLDEMENKDEVLRELRAKQAVAAEEYRKAARAVSRKRAEAGRKLEKLVEAEINDLAMRASFRIAVEEQDSEDHWTPSGINQVEYRIATNTGEPMRPMEEIASGGELSRVMLALKASVEAGANPAGKKKSAAAQRTLVFDEIDTGIGGRAAEAVGKKLKALSKGNQVLCVTHLPQIATFADQHYLIEKRETSGRTKTSVRLITGEQRTEEVARMLSGAKLTETSRKHAEQMIKANG; this comes from the coding sequence CTCCTGACCGGCGAAACCGGTGCCGGCAAGTCCATCCTGATCGACGCGCTCGGTTTGCTCCTGGGCGACAAGGCTTCGTCCGAAGTGATCCGCACCGGCGCAGACCGTGCGGTTGTTTCTGCCGTTTTCGAGAGTGAAGGTGCGGCCCTGGCCGCGATCGAGGAGATCCTCGAAAGTAACGGTCTGGATGCCGAAGACGCCTCGCTCATCCTGCGCCGCGAGATTGCTTCCGGAGGCAAGGGCCGCGTCTTCATCAACAATCAGCCCGCCACCGTGTCGGTCCTGAAGCAGATCGCGCCCCACCTGGCGATTATCCACGCCCAGAACGAATCGATTGCTCATTCCGACGCGGCCGCGCGGCAGTCCTTGCTGGACGCCTACGCCAACGTCGAGCCCCACGCGGTAGCAGCTCCGTTTGCTAACTGGAAGCAGATCCGCAGCCGCATCGCCGACCTGGAACGCGACGAGCAGGATCGAATGCGCCTGCTGGATTTGTGGACCTTCCAATCCCGCGAGATCGACGAGGCCCGCCTGCAGCCCGGCGAAGATGAACGCCTCGAAACCGAAAAGCGGGTCCTGGCCAACTCCGAAAAGATCTACGGCGCTGCCATCAATGCGTTCGACCTGCTCTATGAAGGGAATGCCTCCACGTCGTCGAGCCTGCGCGCCGCGCAGAAACAGGTAGAAGAACTGGCCCGCTACGAACCGAAATTTCAGGAAGCATTCGCAGCCTTGGAATCCGCACGCATCTCCGTGGAAGACGTCGGCGCAACCCTGCGTGACTATGCGGGTGGCATTCAGGCATCTCCTGAGCGCTTGGCCGAACTCGAAGATCGCCTGGCGCAAATCGATCGCCTCAAACGCAAGTACGGACCAACTTTGGAAGAGGTCATTGCATTCGGGGAAGACGTCCGCCGCAAACTGGACGAGATGGAAAACAAAGATGAAGTCCTACGCGAACTGCGCGCTAAACAAGCAGTAGCGGCAGAGGAGTATCGAAAGGCGGCTCGTGCCGTGTCCCGCAAACGCGCCGAGGCCGGCCGCAAATTGGAAAAGTTGGTCGAAGCCGAGATCAACGACCTCGCCATGCGCGCAAGCTTTCGAATCGCCGTCGAGGAGCAGGACAGCGAGGACCACTGGACGCCGTCCGGCATTAACCAGGTGGAATACCGCATTGCCACCAACACCGGCGAGCCCATGCGGCCGATGGAAGAAATCGCATCAGGCGGAGAATTATCTCGCGTTATGCTGGCGCTGAAAGCGAGTGTAGAGGCGGGAGCCAATCCGGCAGGGAAGAAGAAGTCCGCAGCCGCTCAACGCACCTTGGTCTTCGACGAAATCGATACCGGCATCGGCGGCCGTGCCGCGGAAGCCGTCGGCAAGAAACTGAAAGCGTTGTCCAAGGGCAATCAGGTCCTCTGCGTTACCCATTTACCGCAAATCGCCACTTTCGCTGACCAGCACTATCTGATCGAAAAACGTGAAACCTCCGGCCGAACCAAGACCTCAGTCCGCCTGATCACGGGCGAACAGCGCACCGAAGAAGTGGCGCGGATGCTCTCCGGCGCCAAGCTCACGGAAACGTCACGGAAACATGCCGAGCAAATGATCAAGGCCAACGGGTGA